Proteins found in one Triticum urartu cultivar G1812 chromosome 4, Tu2.1, whole genome shotgun sequence genomic segment:
- the LOC125552031 gene encoding DNA topoisomerase 6 subunit A3 translates to MSERKRRAGADAAAGGSTSKKPRGASAAASYAQSLRSKLRPDASILASLRALASAASKSKPAAASSAGAKALSEDDPASASSNYIVVADQDTTSVTSRINRLVLSVARSILAGRGFSFAVPSRASSNQVYLPDLDRIVLLRRESARPFANVATARKATVTARVLSLVHAVLRRGIHVTKRDLFYTDVKLFGDQSQSDAILDDVSCMLGCTRSSLHVVASEKGVVVGRLTFADDGDVIDCTRMGVGGKAIPPNIDRVSGIESDALFILLVEKDAAFMRLAEDRFYNRFPCIILTAKGQPDVATRLFLRRLKVELKLPVLALVDSDPYGLKILSVYMCGSKNMSYDSANLTTPDIKWLGVRPSDLDKYRVPEQCRLPMTDHDIKVGKEMLEEDFVKQNEGWVKELETMLRTKQKAEIQALSSFGFQYLTEVYLPLKLQQEDWI, encoded by the coding sequence ATGTCGGAGAGGAAGCGCCGGGCGGGGGCAGATGCGGCCGCGGGGGGCTCGACCTCGAAGAAACCGCGCGGCGCCTCGGCCGCCGCATCCTACGCCCAATCCCTCCGCTCGAAGCTCCGCCCGGACGCCTCCATCCTCGCCTCCCTCCGCGCcctcgcctccgccgcctccaAATCCAAGCCCGCGGCCGCGTCCTCAGCCGGCGCGAAAGCCCTCTCCGAGGACGACCCGGCATCCGCCTCCTCCAACTACATCGTGGTCGCCGACCAGGACACCACCTCCGTCACCTCCCGCATCAACCGCCTCGTCCTCTCCGTCGCGCGGAGCATCCTGGCTGGCCGCGGCTTCTCCTTCGCCGTCCCCTCCCGCGCCTCCTCGAACCAGGTATACCTCCCGGACCTCGACCGCATCGTGCTCCTCCGCCGCGAGTCCGCGAGGCCCTTCGCCAACGTCGCCACCGCGCGCAAGGCCACCGTCACCGCGCGCGTCCTCTCCCTCGTCCACGCCGTCCTGCGCAGGGGCATCCACGTCACCAAGAGGGATCTCTTCTACACCGACGTGAAGCTCTTCGGCGACCAGTCCCAGTCGGACGCCATCCTCGATGACGTCTCCTGCATGCTTGGATGCACCCGCTCGTCGCTCCATGTCGTCGCCTCTGAGAAGGGCGTTGTGGTTGGCCGCCTCACTTTTGCTGATGACGGCGACGTCATTGACTGCACGAGAATGGGCGTCGGCGGTAAGGCCATCCCGCCCAACATCGACAGGGTGTCAGGCATTGAGAGCGACGCTCTGTTCATCTTGCTTGTGGAGAAAGATGCTGCTTTCATGCGCCTCGCTGAGGACCGGTTCTACAACCGTTTTCCGTGCATCATATTGACAGCAAAGGGACAGCCGGATGTTGCCACCAGGTTGTTCTTGCGCCGGCTTAAGGTAGAGCTGAAGCTGCCGGTACTCGCATTGGTGGACTCTGATCCATATGGGCTGAAGATCTTGTCCGTGTATATGTGCGGCTCCAAGAACATGTCGTATGACAGTGCCAATCTGACAACGCCAGATATCAAGTGGCTTGGCGTGCGGCCAAGTGATCTGGACAAGTACAGGGTACCGGAGCAGTGCCGGCTTCCCATGACTGATCACGATATCAAGGTAGGAAAAGAGATGCTAGAGGAAGACTTCGTAAAGCAAAATGAAGGGTGGGTCAAGGAGTTGGAGACGATGTTGCGAACAAAACAAAAGGCTGAGATTCAGGCTCTCAGCTCCTTTGGGTTCCAGTACCTGACTGAGGTATATCTACCCCTCAAGCTGCAGCAGGAGGACTGGATTTGA